In Castanea sativa cultivar Marrone di Chiusa Pesio chromosome 6, ASM4071231v1, a single window of DNA contains:
- the LOC142638582 gene encoding non-classical arabinogalactan protein 30 encodes MASSQLIVLVSSLLLLSLAFPTISAYETVSGNKTVPSNKTTEKKTEVVVEGIVYCQSCEHTGTWSLSGATPIPSAKVSVICKDHKDRVSFYKVFVTNPNGYFYAELDGFKMSNSLLDHPLQGCQVKLVSSPVENCNLLTNVNYGLYGAPLRYENKRLVGQTYEAVIYAAGPLAFRPAHCPLTAHN; translated from the coding sequence ATGGCAAGCAGCCAGCTTATTGTTCTTGTCTCCTCACTTCTGCTCCTCTCTTTGGCCTTCCCTACCATATCTGCTTATGAAACTGTCTCAGGAAACAAAACTGTCccatcaaacaaaacaacagAGAAGAAAACTGAAGTAGTAGTGGAAGGCATTGTTTACTGCCAGAGCTGTGAGCACACAGGAACATGGTCTTTGTCTGGGGCTACACCAATCCCTTCAGCTAAAGTAAGTGTCATCTGCAAGGACCACAAAGACAGAGTCAGCTTCTACAAGGTTTTTGTAACAAACCCAAATGGCTACTTCTATGCAGAACTTGATGGATTCAAGATGAGTAACTCTCTATTGGACCATCCCCTCCAAGGGTGCCAGGTGAAACTTGTTTCATCTCCTGTTGAAAATTGCAACCTCCTCACCAATGTTAACTATGGGCTCTATGGCGCTCCTCTTCGTTACGAAAACAAGAGATTGGTTGGACAGACCTATGAGGCTGTGATCTATGCTGCAGGTCCCTTGGCTTTCCGTCCAGCTCATTGCCCTCTCACAGCTCATAACTAA